A segment of the Dermacentor andersoni chromosome 5, qqDerAnde1_hic_scaffold, whole genome shotgun sequence genome:
AACTGGGTCACTGAAAACATCAGGTTCATCAAGGGAAGGCGTTCCCGACACAGACAGAACCGTCCGAGGGGCAGCCTCAACGCTTTCGCGACCCTTGACGACCGACCTCTCTCAGTCTTTCCAATTCTGCAACAAGACCTGCCAGCTCTTGTGCTTCCCTTTGGTTTAGCAAATGGGCACACCCACCACTACGGACCAGAAGCAAATCGGGCAAGTCAATCACGTCCGGTCCAACAAAGGCGTCGTCGCTGACTATGTAAAAGTGGACGGCGGGAAGATCAACATCATCGACGCACACCCTTAAGTCCAGTTCGCCGAGGGATGACCGCTGTCCACCCACAGCGCGTATGGCCGCTCCGGGAGGTGCCGTAAGCTCCCTGTTCAGCTGCACGGATGGCGTCAGCTTGAACAAGCTCACATTGGCACCCATATCGAGAAGAACGAGCATCCATTTGCCGTCAATGCAAACGCTTTTGTACACCCTCTTTGAAGGTGTGGTGCGTACAATATTGGTCACGTTCTCTGAGCGGCCCTGATTCAGACAAAATTTCGTGCTGTGCCCATCGTAATTGCACTTCGTGCAGTGAAGTGGGCGCCGTGGCTCAGAACACTGACGCGACAGGTGGCCAGTTTTTTGGCAGTTGTAACAACGTACTCCGTGCGCGTGTCGCACTCCTTCTCGCACGGTACTGCTGCGTACAGCATCGTCTACTTCTGTTGACGAAGGAAATGGCTGGTGGCCACTGCTCGGTCGGCTTCGGCTGCCGAATCTTTGTGCCGATGGGAATTGCTTTTCGCGGCTTTCTGTTAAATTTTCATACGCTTTGATAGCTTGAAGCAACTCGTCCACACTTCTGTAGCTTCTGTCCCGCAGCGCGAAACTCATTTCAGTCGACCAGAGGCATCTGACAATCTCGGTAATTGTGTCCGGCAGACTTAGCTTGACCCTGGTGCACATTCGTTCCTTTTCTCTGACGTACTTCGTCACCTCCTCGTCACGACTCTGAACTCGTTCGGCCATTCTCCTCCATAAGTCCGGCAAGCTTTCTTCAGTCACGAAGGCTGATTTAAATGCAGTTTCGAACTCTTGCCACGACTATGCCTTGTTGCTGACCAGATTAGCCAATCCTTAGCGGGGCCCTGCAGCTTGAGGTGAATTGCAGTTAGGCGTTGTTGTTCAGACCAGTTGGCTAAGTCCGCAACACGCGAAAATGTTTCCAGCCAATCTTCAGCACTGATTTGGGCGCTGTCCCCGTTAAAGCTTGGGATGGCGGTAGAGGGGTCCGGACTCACTTGAACAGTTGTCGCTGTCGAGGGCGGATTCATCCTCTCCATCATGCGGGCCATTGCAGAGAAGGCCTCGGTGAGCTGTCCCAAGATGGCGTTGCTCGGGCCTGAATCCGGCTGGAACAACGGTGTTGAGGAAGCAGGAGTAGAGCCGCCGAGCTCCCGAATTTCCTCCTGCAGTCGCGAAAGCTGGGCGACTTTTTCTTGGAACTGGTCTGGTGCGCCGCGATCATTGCGTTGCCTGCTGTCTTGTTGGAGCTCGGTGGCGCTTGTCACCTCCTCAGCAGCGCGCGACTGGGCAGCAAGACGTGTGTTGTACGGATGTTCGCCTTCCTGGCTCATCTTGACGGGCTTGTTGGGATTATCCCACTTCTGAGTGTAAACAAAAAGGGGTTCTCTAATGCGGACTCAGCTAGCTAACCGCGCACTTGGCTAAAACACTAGCTCAGGCCGACAGTGGCCCGCGAATATGCCACTGTGGGCCAGAAAACGTGACACAAAGTAAGGCTCACGCGTAGACTCGCCCCAAGCGGCTCCCACGCAACAAG
Coding sequences within it:
- the LOC140218451 gene encoding uncharacterized protein → MAERVQSRDEEVTKYVREKERMCTRVKLSLPDTITEIVRCLWSTEMSFALRDRSYRSVDELLQAIKAYENLTESREKQFPSAQRFGSRSRPSSGHQPFPSSTEVDDAVRSSTVREGVRHAHGVRCYNCQKTGHLSRQCSEPRRPLHCTKCNYDGHSTKFCLNQGRSENVTNIVRTTPSKRVYKSVCIDGKWMLVLLDMGANVSLFKLTPSVQLNRELTAPPGAAIRAVGGQRSSLGELDLRVCVDDVDLPAVHFYIVSDDAFVGPDVIDLPDLLLVRSGGCAHLLNQREAQELAGLVAELERLREVGRQGSRKR